The Flaviramulus sp. BrNp1-15 genome has a window encoding:
- a CDS encoding Gfo/Idh/MocA family protein, translating to MSNKNIRWGIIGCGDVTEVKSGPPYSLVDDFELKAVMRRDLEKLKDYASRHNVETIYTDANELINDVNIDAIYIATPPDTHKYYALKVAEAGKPCCIEKPITPTYNEALEINEAFNKKNIPLFVAYYRRSLPRFLKVKEWLEKNYIGDVRHIISHLSKPASETDLSETYNWRTDAKIAPAGYFDDLASHGIDLFTFLLGNIKNAHGVSTNQQNLYTAKDAVTGCWIHENGVTGSGTWNFGNKNHIDNVTIFGNNGTIEFSVFHDNPVVLKSDSKNEELFIEHPKHIQIHHVENMRDYLTGVKDSHPSTGLTALHTSWVMDKILGNTI from the coding sequence ATGTCAAATAAAAATATACGTTGGGGCATTATTGGCTGTGGAGATGTCACCGAAGTAAAAAGTGGACCACCATATAGTTTGGTTGATGATTTTGAGCTTAAAGCAGTAATGCGTAGAGATTTAGAAAAGTTGAAAGATTATGCTTCAAGACACAATGTTGAAACTATTTATACGGATGCTAATGAGTTGATTAATGATGTAAATATTGATGCTATTTATATTGCAACACCGCCAGACACTCACAAATACTACGCTTTAAAAGTAGCAGAAGCAGGAAAACCTTGCTGTATAGAAAAACCAATTACACCAACTTATAATGAAGCTTTAGAAATAAATGAAGCCTTCAATAAAAAAAATATTCCACTATTTGTGGCATATTACAGGCGTTCTTTACCTAGGTTTTTAAAAGTAAAAGAATGGTTAGAAAAAAATTATATTGGTGACGTAAGACATATAATTTCGCATTTAAGTAAACCAGCAAGTGAAACAGATTTATCTGAAACATACAATTGGCGAACAGATGCAAAAATTGCTCCTGCTGGTTATTTTGATGATTTAGCAAGTCATGGTATAGATTTGTTTACATTTCTATTAGGAAATATTAAAAATGCGCATGGGGTTAGTACTAATCAACAAAATCTATATACAGCAAAAGATGCTGTAACAGGATGTTGGATACATGAAAATGGGGTAACAGGTTCTGGCACATGGAATTTTGGTAATAAAAACCACATAGATAATGTTACTATTTTTGGAAATAACGGGACTATAGAATTTTCAGTATTTCATGATAACCCTGTTGTTTTAAAAAGTGACTCTAAAAACGAGGAATTATTTATAGAACATCCAAAGCATATTCAAATTCACCATGTAGAGAACATGCGTGATTACTTAACTGGTGTAAAAGATTCACATCCTTCAACGGGCTTAACCGCTTTACATACTAGTTGGGTTATGGATAAAATTTTAGGTAATACTATTTAA
- a CDS encoding YebC/PmpR family DNA-binding transcriptional regulator, with protein MGRAFEFRKARKMKRWSAMSKAFTRIGKDIVMAVKEGGPDPDSNARLRAVIQNAKSVNMPKDNVERAIKRASDKSQGDYKEVIFEGYAPHGIAILVETATDNNTRTVANVRSYFNKCDGSLGTSGSVVFMFDHTCNFKVKSDDLDLEELELELIDFGVEEIFEDTDEDADGNELTSVMIYAPFESFGKIQSYLEEQNIEILSSGFERIPQVTKKITQEQAEDVEKLLEKLEEDDDVQNVYHTMEETE; from the coding sequence ATGGGAAGAGCTTTTGAATTTAGGAAAGCAAGAAAAATGAAACGTTGGTCTGCAATGAGTAAAGCCTTTACTCGTATTGGTAAAGATATTGTAATGGCTGTTAAAGAAGGTGGACCAGACCCAGATAGTAATGCGCGTTTAAGAGCTGTTATACAGAACGCAAAATCTGTAAACATGCCAAAAGATAATGTAGAGCGTGCTATTAAACGTGCTTCTGATAAAAGTCAAGGCGATTATAAAGAAGTTATTTTTGAAGGCTACGCACCACATGGAATTGCTATTCTAGTTGAAACAGCAACAGATAACAATACTAGAACCGTAGCAAATGTACGTAGCTATTTTAATAAATGTGATGGTAGTTTAGGTACATCTGGTTCGGTGGTGTTTATGTTTGATCATACTTGTAATTTCAAAGTTAAAAGTGATGATTTAGACCTTGAAGAATTAGAATTAGAACTTATAGACTTTGGTGTTGAAGAAATTTTTGAAGATACCGATGAAGATGCAGATGGAAATGAATTGACTAGCGTTATGATTTATGCGCCTTTTGAAAGTTTTGGAAAAATACAATCCTATTTAGAAGAACAAAATATCGAGATTCTTTCTTCAGGTTTTGAACGTATTCCTCAGGTTACCAAAAAAATAACTCAAGAACAAGCTGAAGATGTTGAAAAACTTCTAGAAAAGCTTGAAGAAGATGATGATGTACAAAACGTATATCATACCATGGAAGAAACGGAATAA
- a CDS encoding 4a-hydroxytetrahydrobiopterin dehydratase, whose translation MSKLSEQDIEKKLLRFPDWEYYDNAIHAEFEFENFKDCFSAMSRIAFECEALNHHPNWSNVYNVLTISLSTHDADGVTNKDFKLAEAIEAIVEPEDE comes from the coding sequence ATGAGCAAATTATCTGAACAAGACATAGAAAAAAAACTACTTCGTTTTCCTGATTGGGAATATTACGATAACGCTATACATGCCGAATTTGAGTTTGAAAATTTTAAAGATTGCTTTAGTGCTATGAGCAGAATAGCTTTTGAGTGTGAAGCATTAAACCACCATCCTAATTGGAGTAATGTTTATAATGTACTTACTATTTCACTTTCTACACACGATGCCGATGGCGTAACAAATAAAGATTTTAAACTTGCAGAAGCTATTGAAGCTATTGTAGAACCAGAGGATGAATAA
- a CDS encoding sugar nucleotide-binding protein codes for MSVKGKESKHTILILGASGFLGGAIYKELCSYFRTFGTYNISNKALEKNKHFFQYNFEEDDVFEILDIVKPSIIISALRGDFSKQVLLHQHLAEYVFSNKAKLIFLSSANVFDAYSKYPSYEQDKTYSNSIYGHFKIKIENMLLRLPKKQVAILRLPMVFGAQSPRILEILQNIKEKEPIEVFPNLIMNVTTDNKVTQQIHYIINRKKSGIFHLGSSDLVHHNDFIIDIVKTLELEDIAIYKQVYTTNNERYLAVLPKYNLLPKNLNLVSQEILTELKI; via the coding sequence ATGAGCGTGAAGGGGAAAGAAAGTAAACATACTATTTTAATTTTAGGGGCAAGTGGTTTTTTAGGTGGAGCCATTTATAAAGAACTCTGCTCCTATTTTAGAACTTTCGGCACGTATAATATTAGCAATAAAGCTTTAGAGAAAAACAAACATTTTTTTCAGTATAATTTTGAAGAAGATGATGTTTTCGAAATTCTAGATATTGTAAAACCAAGTATTATTATTTCTGCATTACGAGGTGATTTCTCAAAGCAGGTTTTACTCCATCAACACTTGGCAGAATATGTTTTTTCTAACAAAGCAAAACTTATTTTCTTATCATCTGCAAATGTATTTGATGCTTATAGCAAATACCCAAGCTATGAACAAGACAAAACTTATAGTAATAGCATTTACGGACATTTTAAAATAAAAATAGAAAACATGCTGTTGCGTTTACCAAAAAAGCAAGTTGCTATTTTAAGACTTCCAATGGTTTTTGGCGCACAATCTCCTAGAATATTAGAAATTCTTCAAAATATAAAAGAAAAAGAACCTATTGAAGTTTTTCCTAATTTAATAATGAATGTAACTACAGATAATAAAGTAACACAACAAATTCATTATATAATTAACCGAAAAAAATCAGGTATTTTTCACTTAGGAAGTAGTGATTTGGTACATCATAACGATTTTATAATAGACATTGTTAAAACACTAGAATTAGAAGATATAGCTATCTACAAGCAAGTTTACACTACAAATAATGAAAGATATTTAGCTGTTTTACCAAAGTATAATCTGTTACCAAAAAATTTAAATTTGGTTAGTCAAGAAATTCTAACTGAATTAAAAATATAA
- the gcvT gene encoding glycine cleavage system aminomethyltransferase GcvT yields the protein MKNTALSTTHEALGAKMVPFAGYNMPVQYEGVNIEHETVRNAVGVFDVSHMGEFLIEGEHALELIQKVSSNDASKLTIGKAQYSCLPNDDGGIVDDLIIYRIKENTYLLVVNASNIEKDWNWIQSKNNIGATMRDLSEDYSLLAIQGPKAIEAMQSLTSHDLSAINFYNFVVGDFAGIEHVIISATGYTGSGGFEIYCKNSEVKQIWDKVLEAGSDFGIKPIGLAARDTLRLEMGYCLYGNDINDTTSPIEAGLSWICKFSKSFTNSEALEEEKRRTPERKLIAFELDERGIPRQGYDIVDGNGNKIGEVTSGTMSPSLGKGIGLGYVPTVFSDVNSKINIQIRKNAVPATVVKLPFYKK from the coding sequence GAGCACGAAACTGTTAGAAATGCTGTAGGTGTGTTTGATGTATCACACATGGGTGAATTTTTAATTGAAGGCGAACACGCTTTAGAGTTAATACAAAAAGTATCAAGTAACGATGCTTCGAAACTTACTATTGGTAAAGCCCAATATAGTTGTTTACCAAATGATGATGGTGGAATTGTTGATGATTTAATTATTTACCGCATTAAAGAAAACACTTATTTATTGGTTGTTAATGCAAGTAATATTGAAAAAGACTGGAATTGGATTCAATCTAAAAATAACATTGGAGCAACTATGCGCGATTTAAGTGAAGATTATTCGTTGCTTGCCATTCAAGGTCCAAAAGCCATTGAAGCAATGCAAAGTTTAACAAGTCATGATTTATCTGCTATAAATTTCTACAATTTTGTGGTTGGTGATTTTGCGGGTATTGAGCACGTTATTATTTCCGCAACTGGTTATACTGGTAGTGGTGGATTTGAAATTTATTGTAAGAACAGCGAAGTCAAGCAAATTTGGGATAAAGTATTAGAAGCAGGATCAGATTTTGGTATAAAACCTATTGGTTTAGCAGCTCGTGACACCTTACGATTGGAAATGGGTTATTGCCTTTATGGAAACGATATTAATGACACCACCTCGCCTATTGAAGCTGGTTTAAGTTGGATTTGTAAGTTTAGCAAATCATTTACCAACAGTGAAGCTCTTGAAGAGGAAAAACGCAGAACTCCAGAACGAAAACTTATTGCATTTGAACTTGATGAACGTGGAATACCTCGTCAAGGTTATGATATTGTTGATGGTAATGGTAATAAAATTGGCGAAGTTACTTCTGGAACAATGTCTCCATCTCTAGGTAAAGGTATTGGTTTAGGTTATGTTCCAACTGTTTTTTCAGATGTGAATAGTAAAATTAATATTCAAATACGTAAAAATGCGGTTCCAGCAACTGTTGTAAAATTACCGTTTTACAAAAAATAA